GCCGGCGCCGGTGAGCGCGGTCGCGGTGAGCACGAGCGCGCAGATCACCGCGAACGGCATGGCGATGCGGATGATGCGGATGGGGGCGAAGCGGCGCACGAGCGCGGCGTTGAGCTGGGCCCCGAGCACGAGTCCGGCGCCGTTGATCGCGAAGAGCATCGCGAACTCCCCGGAGGAGAGGCCGTATCCGTCGCGCAGCACGAACGGGGATCCGGCGACGTAGGCGAACAGGGCGGCCATCGTCAGCCCGGGCAGGAGCGCGTACGCCATGAAGCGCCCGTCGGCGGCGAGCACCCGGTAGGACCGCATCACCCCGCGGGTGCTGCGCAGGCGCCGCTCGGCGGGCAGCGTCTCGGGCAGGAACCTCCACACGATCACGAACAGCCCGGCCCCCAGCACGGCGAGCGCCACGAACACCGAGCGCCAGCCCCACAGGTGGGCCAGGGCGCTGCCGATCGTGGGGGCGAGCAGGGGGGCCACGCCGATCACGAGCATGAGCCGGGAGAGCAGGGCGGAGGCGTCGGAGCCGGTCATCCGGTCGCGGATCACGGCGATGGCGACGACCCCGGCCGCGGCGTTGCCCACGCCCTGGAGCATCCGCAGCGCGATGAGCGGCACCACGGAGTAGGCCAGGAGGCACAGCAGCGAGGCCACGATGTGCAGCACGAGCCCGGCGAACACGGGTGCCCGGCGGCCGTAGCGGTCCGAGAGCGGGCCGATCACGAGCTGGCCGACCGCGCCGCCGATGAGCGTGCCGGTGATGGTGAACTGCACCGCCGACATCCCGGTGCCCAGCTCGGTGGCGACCTCCGGGAGCGAGGGCAGGTACATGTCGGTGGTGAGCGCACCGAGTGCGGCCATGGAACCGAGCAGCAGGACCCACTTCGCCATCGAGGCCCGCCCGGTCCGGGCGGCCCGCGTGGGGATGGGTGCGGTCTGCGGTCGTGCGAGCGCGGTCATCCGACTCCTGATATCGAAACGTTTCGTTCGTGCCAGAGCATCCTGTCAGGATTCTCGCCGGATCGAAACGATTCGCGTTGCACGTGTGGGAGACGTCTCAGGCCGCGCGGGCACGCGGCCGGGAACGGTTCAAGCACGCCCGCGAATTCCCCCTCGGGCGGGTCAAGATTCGCTGCGGATCCGGCGGACCGGCACGGGCACGTGCCCCTCGGCGTCGCGCGCTCAGCAGCAGGGTCGAGCGCGATGCGGCGCAGCAGCACGACCGCCTCGTTGTCAGCGCGAACACCGTGCAAACTATCGTCATCGGGTCGATATCGGTTGGATGACAGCCGGATGCGGCCACTCTCCGATAGTCTTGGGCTGTGCTGGCCGTGGACGTCGACCCGGAGCGCTTGCGCGAAGTATGCGAGCGCTACGGCGTCGCGTCGTTGGAGGTGTTCGGGTCGGTCGCCCGGGGTGAGCACCGGCCCGATAGCGACGTCGACCTGCTCTACGTCTTGAAACCGGATGCACGTCTTGGATTCAAACTCTTCGACCTCGAAGACGAGCTCGCCGCGCTCTTCGGGCGTCGGGTCGACCTGGTCGCGCGCAAGGCGATCAACAAGTACATCCGCGTGCAGGTCCTTGCCGACACGCAGCCCCTCTATGCGGCGTGAACTCCTGCTGCTGCGCGAGATGCGCGACGCAGCGGTGACGATCCGGGAGCTCGTCGGCGATCGAAGCGCCGAGCTGGCGAACGCCGACGCGCGATGATTCGGCTCGCGCCTACCTGCGCGCCTTCGCCGCGGCCTTGACGGCCTTCTTGTTCTCCCGCACACGGGCCAGAGTGTGCTCGTCGCGCACGTCGGCGATCGACAGGTACGCCTCGTCCGGACCGTAGTCGCCGGCGGCCTCGCGCCAGCCGGGGGCCGTGAGGCCGCGGCGCTTGCCGAGCAGCGCGAGGAACACCCGGGCCTTCTGATCCCCGAAGCCGGGCAGGGCACGCAGCCGGCGATAGACCTCCGCGCCGTCGGGCTCCCCGTCGGTCCAGAGCCGCCCGGCCTCGCCGCCCCAGTCCGCGACGATCGCCGCGCAGACCCCCTGCAGCCGCGCCGCCATCGACCCGGGGAAGCGGTGCACCGCCGGCGGGGTGGCACACACCGCCTTGAACTCCTCCGGATCCAGGTGGGCGATCTGCGCGGGGTCGAGACCCCCGAGCCGATCGGCCAGCTTCGCCGGGCCCGCGAACGCGGTCTCCATCATCACCTGCTGGTCGAGCACCATCCCGAGCAGCAGGGCGAGGTCGTCCGCCGCGAGCAGTCGGTCGGCATCCGGGTCACCCGTGTAGAAGTCGGCGGCGCTCATTCCCTCATGATCCCACCGGTGCGGCCCTCCTCACCACGAACCACGAAGAGCCGGATTGCGTGCAGTGCGGCCGGGGTGACCCCGGCACGATCCCGAGTTCGACGGCTCGACGGCTCCACGGCTTGACGGCTCCACGGCTTGACGGCTCCACGGCTCGGCGGCTCGGTGACTCGGGGGCGGCAGGGGGCAGGATGGAGGCATGTGCGGACGATATGCCTCCTTCCGGGCGGCCCAGGCGATGGCGGACGCCTTCGACGTCGACGACATGACCGACGCGGCCCGGGCGATCGCGGCGAGCTGGAACGTCGCCCCGACCGATCCGGTGCGGATCGTGGTCGCCCACCCCGGCTCCCGCCGCTCACTCCAGGCCGCGCGCTGGGGCCTCGTGCCGCCCTGGGCGACCTCCCCGGCGATCGGGTCCCGGATGATCAACGCCCGCTCCGAGACCCTCGCGGACAAGCCGGCCTTCCGCGTCCCGGCGGCGAAGCAGCGCTGCCTCGTGCTCGCCGACGGCTACTACGAATGGCACCGCTACACCCCGGCCCCCGGCTCACCGGACTCGACCGGCTCGACCGGCTCGACCGGCTCGACCGGCGCAGCCGGCTCGACGGCCCGCCGGAGCGGGGAGCTCCGCCAGCCCTATTACATCCATCCCGCGGGCGAGGCGCCGCTCGCGTTCGCCGGCCTGTACTCGTGGTGGCCGGATCCGGAGCTGCCCGCGGGCGACCCGCAGCGCTGGCTGCTCTCGACCACGATCGTCACCGGCGAGGCCCGCGGGGCGCTCGCCACCCTCCACGCCCGCGAGCCGGTCGTGCTCGGTGCGGCCGCCGCCCGCGCGTGGCTCGACCCGGAGCTCACCGATGCGCGCGCGGCGCTCGAGCTCACCCGCGAGCCCGGCCCCCGCCTCACCTGGCACCCCGTGACCAAGGCGGTGGGCGCCGTCCGTAATAATCACCCCGGCCTCCTCGAGGCCGTGGCGTCCCCTCCCGAACTGGCCGGCCTCCCCCTGCGGGAGGACGACGTCGCCCGCCCTGGGCGGGACGCGCCGCCCCGGGCGGGTGCCTAGATGAGTAATTCCAAGGGGTGTGGGCGGCGCGGCGGCTGCGCGGTGAACGAGAAAGTGTCCAGGATCGGCGTTGTTACCCCAATCGCCGAACGTGGAGGTTCGCCGTGGACGCCGACCTGGACACCCTCGCAACTGAACTGTACGTCACGACCGATGACCTACTGAAGGCCCATCCCGAAGAATGCCCGTTGCGGCCGTTGGTGGGCCTGGCACCGCAGATCAGCGACGCCGAGCTGATCACGTTGGCGGTGATGCAGGCACTGCTGGGCCATACCAACGAGACCCGCTGGCTCCGGTACGCCCACACGCACCTGCACGCCATGTTCCCCTACATTCCGGGTCAATCGGGCTACAACAAGCGCCTGCGTGCCCTGGTCGGGACCGTGGCATGGCTGATCCGGGCGCTGGCATCCCAGACCTCCGTGTACGACGACGACGTCCTCCTGGTCGACTCCACCCCCATCGAATGCGCCCGCTCCAGGGAGACCGTGCACCGCTCGGACCTGGCCGGCTGGGCCCAGTACGGCTACTGCGCCAGCCACTCCCGCTACTTCTGGGGACTACGCCTGCACATGATCGCCACCGTCCACGGACTGCCCATCGCGTTCGCGATCACCGGCGCCAAGGCCGATGAACGCACCGTGGTCCTGGAACTCCTGCAGACCGACCAGTCCCTGGCCGGACGCGCCCGATCGATCCTGATCGGCGACAAGAACTACTTCGGCCACCAGTTCGAGACCGACCTCGCCGACCACGAAATCGAACTGCTGCGCCCAGCACGCAAGGGCGAGAAACCGCGCCCGGGTGCACGGTTCTTCAAACCACTGCGCCAGACCATCGAATCGATCTTCGATACCTTCAAGGGCCAACTCGACCTCGAACGCCACCAAGGCCGCACCCCCGCCGGTGTCCTGATCCGCATCCTGCAACGCATCCTGGCCCTGACCGCCGCCATCTGGCACAACGACCGTACCGGCCAGCCCATCCGCCGCTCACTGACCGCCTACGACCACTGACCCCTTGGAATTACTCATCTAGGCTGGGCGCATGTCCGCCCCCGTGACCGCCGGGCCGAGCAGCAGCCGGCGCCATCCCACCCGGCCGCGGCTGCTGCAGGACGTCCTCCTGGCGGTCGTGTGCTTCGTGGTGTTCGGGCTCTCGAGCCTCGTGACGTTCGGCTTCTCCGGCTTCGGGACGCGCGACGGCGCCCCGGCCATCGTGCTCCTGGCGGGCGTTCTCATGTGCGGCGCGATGGTCTGGCGGGCGAGCAACCCGGTGCCGGCGACGATCCTCGTGTACTTCACCGCGCTCGCCCACTTCGCGGCCGGCTTCATGCTCCTGCCGATCGACGCCCTCATCTTCCTCGCGCTCTACTCGGTCACGGTCCACGGGCCGCGCTGGGCCGAACGGCTCGGCCTCGCGGGCGCCCTCGTCGGCGGGCTGCTCGTGTCGACCGTGTTCGCCGCGAACGCCACCACCCGGCTCGAGGCGGTGTTCCTCGTGGCCTTCGGCTTCGCGTTCGCAGCCACGGCGGTGCTGCTGTTCTGGTCGGTCGGGCTCCTGCGCCGCAGCCGGAGCGACCGCACCGAGTCCCTGCGAGAGCGGGCCGCCCGGCTCGAACTCGAACGCGATCAGCAGGCCCAGCTCGCCACGGCCGCCGAACGGAACCGGATCGCCCGCGAGATGCACGACATCGTGGCCCACTCCCTCTCCGTGGTCATCGCCCAGGCCGACGGCGGCCGGTACGCCGCCGCGGCGGATCCGGCGGCGGCGGTCACCGCGCTGTCGACGATCTCCGAGACCGGCCGGGCGGCCCTGGCCGACATGCGCCGGATCCTCGGGGTGCTGCGCGACGAGGACGGGCAGGCGGCCGACCTCATCCCCCAGCCGGCCGACGCCGACATCGTCGCGCTGCTGGAGCAGGTGCGCCGCAGCGGGCTCGAGGTCTCCCACGTGGATCTGGGCACGCCCCGGCCGATGCCCCCGGGCACCGGCGTCGCCGTGTACCGGATCGTGCAGGAGGCGTTGACGAACGTGCTCAAGCACGCCGGCCCGCACGCGCGCGTCACCGTGACCACCCAGTGGACTCCAGCCGAGCTCGTGCTCACCGTCGAGGACGACGGCCGCGGCGCCGCCGCCGCCACCGAGGTCCCCGGATACGGCCTCGTGGGGATGAAGGAGCGCGCGAGCATGCTCGGCGGCGCCCTCATCGCCGGTCCCCGGCCCGGCGGCGGCTTCCGCACGCGCGCCACGATCCCGATCCCGGGCGGCGCCCCGTAGCCCCGTAGCCCCCGCAGCACCGCGGTCCGCCCGCCGGCGGCGGCTACCCTCGTCGCCAGGGCCGGCACCCGCCCGCCACCGCTTCGCCCATCCCACCAGCCGAGGACACCATGACGCCCGACCCGACGCCCACCCCGATCCGCGTCGCCATCGTCGACGACCAGGCGCTCGTGCGCGCCGGTTTCGCGCTCGTGATCAACTCCCAGCCCGACATGGAGGTCGTGTTCGAGGCCGGCGACGGGGCCCAGGCACTGCGGCTGCTGGCCGGGCGGGAGGTCGAGGTCGTGCTCATGGACGTGCGCATGCCGACCATGGACGGGCTCGCCGCGACCGCCGAGCTGACCGACCCCGCCCGGACCCCCGCGGGGACCACCCCTCCCCGGGTCGTCATCCTCACCACCTTCGACCTCGACGAATACGCGCTCGCCGCGATCAGGGCCGGGGCCTCGGGCTTCCTCCTCAAGGACACCCCGCCCGAGGACATGCTCGCCGCGATCCGCACCATCCACCGCGGCGACGCCGTCATCGCGCCCTCGACCACGCGTCGTCTCATCGAACAGCTCGCCGCCGCCCTGCCCGATTCCGAGCAGGCCTCCCCTGCGATCCTCGACACCCTGACCGACCGGGAGCGGGAGGTGCTCGTGCTCATGGCCCGCGGCCGCTCGAACACCGAGATCGCCGGTGACCTGTTCGTG
The window above is part of the Pseudactinotalea sp. HY158 genome. Proteins encoded here:
- a CDS encoding multidrug effflux MFS transporter, producing MTALARPQTAPIPTRAARTGRASMAKWVLLLGSMAALGALTTDMYLPSLPEVATELGTGMSAVQFTITGTLIGGAVGQLVIGPLSDRYGRRAPVFAGLVLHIVASLLCLLAYSVVPLIALRMLQGVGNAAAGVVAIAVIRDRMTGSDASALLSRLMLVIGVAPLLAPTIGSALAHLWGWRSVFVALAVLGAGLFVIVWRFLPETLPAERRLRSTRGVMRSYRVLAADGRFMAYALLPGLTMAALFAYVAGSPFVLRDGYGLSSGEFAMLFAINGAGLVLGAQLNAALVRRFAPIRIIRIAMPFAVICALVLTATALTGAGGLLGLLLPLFFVLFFGSFIPPNASAIALGRHGERAGAAAAFIGALQAGIAGVIAPIVGVLGGNATAMAIVMLAAVAVSLGVIAFGARAYRRGGWEATVEPDTLQDRRA
- a CDS encoding nucleotidyltransferase family protein produces the protein MLAVDVDPERLREVCERYGVASLEVFGSVARGEHRPDSDVDLLYVLKPDARLGFKLFDLEDELAALFGRRVDLVARKAINKYIRVQVLADTQPLYAA
- a CDS encoding HhH-GPD-type base excision DNA repair protein codes for the protein MSAADFYTGDPDADRLLAADDLALLLGMVLDQQVMMETAFAGPAKLADRLGGLDPAQIAHLDPEEFKAVCATPPAVHRFPGSMAARLQGVCAAIVADWGGEAGRLWTDGEPDGAEVYRRLRALPGFGDQKARVFLALLGKRRGLTAPGWREAAGDYGPDEAYLSIADVRDEHTLARVRENKKAVKAAAKARR
- a CDS encoding SOS response-associated peptidase, which translates into the protein MCGRYASFRAAQAMADAFDVDDMTDAARAIAASWNVAPTDPVRIVVAHPGSRRSLQAARWGLVPPWATSPAIGSRMINARSETLADKPAFRVPAAKQRCLVLADGYYEWHRYTPAPGSPDSTGSTGSTGSTGAAGSTARRSGELRQPYYIHPAGEAPLAFAGLYSWWPDPELPAGDPQRWLLSTTIVTGEARGALATLHAREPVVLGAAAARAWLDPELTDARAALELTREPGPRLTWHPVTKAVGAVRNNHPGLLEAVASPPELAGLPLREDDVARPGRDAPPRAGA
- a CDS encoding IS982 family transposase, producing the protein MDADLDTLATELYVTTDDLLKAHPEECPLRPLVGLAPQISDAELITLAVMQALLGHTNETRWLRYAHTHLHAMFPYIPGQSGYNKRLRALVGTVAWLIRALASQTSVYDDDVLLVDSTPIECARSRETVHRSDLAGWAQYGYCASHSRYFWGLRLHMIATVHGLPIAFAITGAKADERTVVLELLQTDQSLAGRARSILIGDKNYFGHQFETDLADHEIELLRPARKGEKPRPGARFFKPLRQTIESIFDTFKGQLDLERHQGRTPAGVLIRILQRILALTAAIWHNDRTGQPIRRSLTAYDH
- a CDS encoding sensor histidine kinase, whose product is MSAPVTAGPSSSRRHPTRPRLLQDVLLAVVCFVVFGLSSLVTFGFSGFGTRDGAPAIVLLAGVLMCGAMVWRASNPVPATILVYFTALAHFAAGFMLLPIDALIFLALYSVTVHGPRWAERLGLAGALVGGLLVSTVFAANATTRLEAVFLVAFGFAFAATAVLLFWSVGLLRRSRSDRTESLRERAARLELERDQQAQLATAAERNRIAREMHDIVAHSLSVVIAQADGGRYAAAADPAAAVTALSTISETGRAALADMRRILGVLRDEDGQAADLIPQPADADIVALLEQVRRSGLEVSHVDLGTPRPMPPGTGVAVYRIVQEALTNVLKHAGPHARVTVTTQWTPAELVLTVEDDGRGAAAATEVPGYGLVGMKERASMLGGALIAGPRPGGGFRTRATIPIPGGAP
- a CDS encoding response regulator transcription factor, giving the protein MTPDPTPTPIRVAIVDDQALVRAGFALVINSQPDMEVVFEAGDGAQALRLLAGREVEVVLMDVRMPTMDGLAATAELTDPARTPAGTTPPRVVILTTFDLDEYALAAIRAGASGFLLKDTPPEDMLAAIRTIHRGDAVIAPSTTRRLIEQLAAALPDSEQASPAILDTLTDREREVLVLMARGRSNTEIAGDLFVAEATVKTHVGRILAKLSARDRVQAVVLAYETGLVRPGE